Proteins encoded together in one Lathyrus oleraceus cultivar Zhongwan6 chromosome 5, CAAS_Psat_ZW6_1.0, whole genome shotgun sequence window:
- the LOC127085140 gene encoding uncharacterized protein LOC127085140 produces MANKIPLIAFILLASISCVTSTSRLNEPTSKSSKMETNIGDLEQQYQQQAQDAIITTIAEVTYAKEFMDFISKLKTLATLNGGLSDQVVQCVGGLSNVMNNVLIEVEKMENALPSVSWGTETLQNVVEVVLTYNAICGYALESVDGTIKLMVQRKIEDVAMLTNDVILRVAYLVVH; encoded by the coding sequence ATGGCGAATAAAATTCCCTTAATAGCATTTATATTGTTAGCTTCAATATCATGTGTAACTAGTACTAGCCGATTAAACGAGCCAACCTCAAAATCTTCCAAAATGGAAACTAATATTGGAGACCTAGAACAACAATACCAGCAACAAGCTCAAGATGCAATAATCACTACCATTGCTGAAGTAACTTATGCTAAAGAATTTATGGATTTTATTTCAAAGTTAAAAACTTTAGCTACTTTAAACGGTGGACTTAGTGACCAAGTTGTTCAATGTGTTGGAGGGTTATCTAATGTAATGAACAATGTTTTGATAGAAGTTGAGAAAATGGAAAATGCATTGCCTTCTGTGTCTTGGGGAACAGAAACATTGCAAAATGTAGTAGAAGTTGTGTTAACTTATAATGCTATATGTGGTTATGCACTTGAAAGTGTTGATGGAACTATTAAACTTATGGTTCAACGTAAGATTGAAGATGTTGCTATGCTTACTAATGATGTTATACTTCGTGTTGCTTATCTTGTGGTGCATTAA